The following are encoded in a window of Oncorhynchus masou masou isolate Uvic2021 chromosome 17, UVic_Omas_1.1, whole genome shotgun sequence genomic DNA:
- the LOC135558903 gene encoding rho guanine nucleotide exchange factor 18-like produces the protein MDDLDAVRGLSPRPPPPEDSVSLSSSSTDIINLEDGHYSALLAELEADAQDLEGESWSVSVDQQYIKRLHKDAIKRQDVIYELIQTEVYHVRTLKLLLSVYQYELRRNLQMEETRLDRMFPQMDSLLHIHQHFLWCLRDCRDRQNHYTVTQLGAILINQFSGEMGERMKESYGDCCSHHTDAVSFYKEQLQNNKKFQNLITKIGRLSIVRQLGVPECILLVTQRLAKYPFLVERILQNTDADSEEHDALAQALVLIRETISAVDSQVHDYERASWLRDIGSSLEPHSCGRLKDGRVFKRADLAVGSINLLHEGTVNWQAANRWLKGSLCMKDAQIMQSLTEKLRLFADMTEAVTGLEDVANHSRLLLRSDDLDPQQGETLLRGAITEVENLQNLLLSGVTLRDPYPPPEDFLGSRGYSLRPEDLRLLQGGLGLGGLRNLAALRRAETLGGYVCNPIPLMKNGNIQAGERPGSVAVQPLDRGQHSNSDHQLQDLDQSESLEMSADESPAPASYWTSPCPNPSFPEAEFFDRVLLLSQKLYSLLAIVSQQDSHIELQRASLSEREHPGRPRGNVLLEQEKQRNMEKQREEMANFHKLQTQHRQEQARWEEEQECHQLQAEVLEAELRHREEECRRLKEKLAEERGELERWRETYQQDLERLRESTRTVEKQKERLDLQMKLKKNKTIAKPGSFNFNTQQAVPHSQSFRGDLPHSASFQGDFSQSFRGDLIGGWTTGGDVTPIPASKVHIQPSLSQATDFLEPPPEVPLHRESISPVPPKAEVPIHLISTTNQVVHKPGAVQQQIPTKLATLSSKGKEKSRKKGSHQRMHSAASIDMSQVVPIRVTRKEGGSLRGKRTVSPHRSYQTDRFFSPPEPLSNAKHSQTLLSSSSMRMNSQSHFPPPEPPHPPPFPKDIASKPTKERVIYL, from the exons ATGGATGACCTGGATGCTGTCAGAGGACTTTCTCCTCGACCCCCTCCTCCTGAGGACTCTGTGTCCCTCTCCTCGTCCAGCACCGACATCATCAACTTAGAAG atggccACTACAGTGCCCTGCTAGCGGAGTTGGAGGCTGATGCTCAGGATCTAGAGGGAGAGTCCTGGAGTGTCTCTGTGGACCAGCAGTACATAAAGAGGCTACACAAAGACGCTATAAAGAGACAAGATGTCATCTATG agttgaTCCAGACTGAGGTGTACCACGTGCGGACCTTAAAGCTGCTGCTGAGTGTGTACCAGTATGAGCTGAGACGCAACCTACAGATGGAGGAGACTAGGCTGGACAGGATGTTCCCTCAG ATGGACAGCCTGCTGCACATCCACCAACACTTCCTGTGGTGTCTTAGAGACTGCCGCGACAGACAGAATCACTACACAGTCACACAGCTGGGAGCTATACTCATCAACCAG TTTTCAggtgagatgggagagaggatgaaggagagCTATGGAGACTGCTGCAGTCACCACACAGATGCTGTCAGCTTCTACAAAGAACAGCTACAGAACAACAAGAAGTTCCAGAACTTGATTACGAAAATCGGTCGGTTGTCCATCGTGCGGCAGTTGGGAGTCCCTGAATGTATTCTGTTGGTGACTCAGCGGCTCGCAAAGTACCCCTTTCTGGTCGAACgcattctacagaacactgatG CTGACAGTGAGGAGCACGATGCCCTGGCCCAAGCTCTGGTTCTGATCAGAGAGACCATCTCTGCTGTGGACTCTCAGGTCCATGACTATGAGAGGGCCTCTTGGTTGAGAGACATAGGCAGCAGTTTGGAACCTCATTCCTGCGGCAGGCTGAAGGATGGAAGGGTGTTCAAGAGAGCGGACCTGGCAGTGGGGTCCATAAACCTGCTCCATGAGGGGACTGTCAACTGGCAGGCAGCCAACAGATGGCTGAAAG ggaGTCTATGTATGAAGGATGCCCAGATCATGCAGAGCCTGACAGAGAAGCTGCGTTTGTTTGCTGACATGACGGAGGCTGTAACAGGGCTGGAAGATGTAGCTAATCACTCTCGTCTGCTGCTCCGCAGTGACGACTTAGACCCCCAGCAGGGGGAGACACTGCTCAGGGGGGCTATCACTGAGG TGGAGAATCTGCAGAACCTTCTCCTGTCCGGTGTGACTCTGAGAGACCCCTACCCCCCTCCAGAGGACTTCCTGGGATCACGGGGATACAGTTTGAGACCCGAAGATCTACGGCTCCTTCAAGGAGGGCTAGGCCTTGGGGGGCTGCGGAACCTAGCTGCACTCAGGAGAGCCGAAACCTTAGGGGGCTATGTCTGCAATCCCATACCCCTTATGAAGA ATGGTAATATACAAGCGGGAGAACGGCCAGGCAGTGTGGCGGTACAACCTCTAGACAGAGGTCAGCATTCAAACTCTGACCACCAGCTACAGGACCTTGACCAGTCAGAGAGTCTGGAAATGTCG GCTGATGAGTCACCTGCACCAGCATCATACTGGACTTCTCCATGCCCAAATCCATCCTTTCCTGAAGCTGAG ttctTTGACAGAGTGCTGCTGCTCTCACAGAAACTATACAGTCTGCTG GCCATCGTGTCCCAGCAGGACAGCCACATTGAGTTGCAGCGTGCCTCGCTGTCAGAGCGTGAGCATCCGGGCCGTCCTCGTGGAAATGTGCTCCTGGAGCAGGAGAAACAACGTAacatggagaaacagagagaggagatggccAACTTCCACAAGCTGCAGACACAGCACAGACAAGAACAG GCTCGCTGGGAAGAGGAGCAGGAGTGCCACCAGTTGCAGGCGGAGGTCCTGGAGGCAGAGCtaagacacagagaggaggagtgtAGGAGACTGAAGGAGAAGctagcagaggagaggggggagctggagagatggagagaaacctACCAACAG GATCTGGAGAGGCTGAGAGAGTCTACAAGGACTGTGGAGAAACAGAAGGAACGCCTGGATTTACAGATGAAGTTGAAGAAGAACAAAACCATTGCCAAACCTGGGAGTTTTAACTTCAACACTCAGCAG gCTGTCCCCCACTCCCAGTCGTTTCGAGGGGACCTCCCCCACTCTGCTTCCTTCCAAGGGGACTTCTCCCAGTCGTTCCGAGGGGACCTGATTGGTGGTTGGACCACGGGAGGTGACGTGACCCCCATCCCAGCCTCTAAGGTCCACATCCAACCTAGCCTCTCTCAAGCCACAGATTTCCTGGAGCCACCCCCAGAG GTGCCCCTTCATAGGGAGAGCATCAGCCCTGTGCCCCCTAAAGCGGAGGTTCCCATTCACCTGATCAGCACCACCAACCAGGTGGTCCACAAGCCAGGGGCTGTGCAGCAGCAGATCCCCACCAAGCTGGCTACCCTCAGCAGCAAGGGCAAGGAGAAGAGCAGAAAAAAGGGATCGCACCAGCGCATGCATAGTGCAG CATCTATAGACATGTCTCAGGTGGTGCCGATCAGAGTGACAAGAAAAGAGGGCGGGAGTCTGCGAGGGAAGAGGACTGTGAGTCCTCACAGGAGCTACCAAACAG ATCGTTTCTTTAGTCCTCCAGAGCCTCTGTCCAATGCCAAGCACTCCCAGACCCTATTGTCTAGCAGCAGCATGAGGATGAACAGCCAGAGCCACTTCCCTCCACCCGAACCTCCCCATCCTCCACCCTTCCCAAAAGACATAGCAAGCAAACCAACCAAGGAACGCGTAATCTACCTGTAA